In the genome of Microbacterium endophyticum, one region contains:
- a CDS encoding class I SAM-dependent methyltransferase: protein MTNVTIAYSERAAEYTDALGSMSAVHSSDRHVVEQWAKSVSGRALDAGCGPGHWTNHLATLGVDVRGIDLVPEFIEHARATYPAARFALGNIDAIDEPDDALGGILSWFSTIHHEPSRISSPLAEFARTLHPGGRLLLGYFSGSSVEAFDHAVVRAYRWPSHELRAALEAAGFEIIETHHRAERGHRPVGAILCEVPASGIL, encoded by the coding sequence GTGACGAATGTAACCATCGCGTACTCGGAACGGGCAGCGGAATACACGGATGCCCTCGGCTCGATGAGTGCTGTGCACTCCAGCGACCGTCACGTTGTAGAACAGTGGGCAAAGTCCGTGTCCGGCCGCGCTCTCGACGCAGGCTGCGGACCGGGACACTGGACGAACCATCTCGCGACACTCGGTGTTGACGTGCGCGGAATCGATCTGGTGCCAGAGTTCATCGAACACGCGAGAGCCACATACCCCGCTGCGCGCTTTGCACTCGGCAACATCGACGCGATTGACGAGCCGGACGACGCGCTCGGCGGCATCCTGTCCTGGTTCTCGACCATCCACCACGAACCGTCACGCATCTCTTCGCCGCTCGCTGAGTTTGCGCGAACGCTCCACCCAGGCGGCAGACTCTTGCTCGGCTACTTCTCCGGCAGCAGCGTCGAGGCATTCGATCATGCTGTCGTACGCGCCTACCGTTGGCCATCGCACGAGCTGCGCGCTGCTCTAGAGGCAGCCGGTTTCGAGATCATCGAAACTCATCATCGAGCCGAGCGGGGCCACCGGCCCGTCGGAGCGATTCTCTGTGAGGTGCCTGCCTCCGGCATCCTGTGA
- a CDS encoding LysE family translocator codes for MPPLDHVLAFSIAAFLIIIIPGPSVLFVIGRSIAFGRRVGVLSVLGNALGTLPAVLLVAFGVGAIVASSVVAFTIIKFAGALYLAWLGIQAIRHRNAHMATVPREPAGTWAVLGQGFIVGLTNPKTIAFFVAVLPQFVDPAAGAVWLQLLLLGLIFEVIAVASDGTWALAAGSARHWFARSPKRLSNLTATGGVMMIGLGGALAFTGSKS; via the coding sequence ATGCCCCCGCTAGATCACGTACTCGCGTTCTCAATCGCGGCCTTTCTGATCATCATCATTCCTGGCCCGAGCGTGCTGTTCGTCATCGGCCGCTCCATCGCCTTCGGGCGCCGCGTCGGGGTGCTCAGCGTGCTCGGCAACGCACTCGGCACTTTGCCCGCGGTGCTGCTTGTCGCGTTCGGCGTCGGCGCGATCGTCGCCTCATCAGTTGTTGCGTTCACGATCATCAAGTTCGCGGGCGCGCTCTACCTCGCATGGCTGGGCATTCAGGCAATTCGGCATCGAAACGCACATATGGCGACGGTCCCCCGCGAACCCGCGGGCACGTGGGCAGTGCTCGGCCAAGGCTTCATCGTGGGCCTCACCAACCCGAAGACCATCGCGTTCTTCGTCGCAGTGCTGCCCCAGTTCGTCGATCCTGCAGCCGGTGCCGTGTGGTTGCAGCTACTCCTGCTCGGGCTGATCTTCGAAGTGATTGCTGTGGCATCCGATGGCACGTGGGCTCTTGCCGCAGGCAGTGCGCGGCACTGGTTCGCCAGGTCCCCCAAACGTCTGTCGAATCTCACCGCGACCGGTGGAGTCATGATGATCGGGCTCGGCGGCGCGCTCGCTTTCACGGGCAGCAAGAGCTGA
- a CDS encoding 3-oxoacyl-ACP synthase III has product MTGNATTRFDNVSLLSVASSLPSRVTSSDDLETRLGGALKRLKLKKSLLRRVAGVIERRNWAEGESSDVATIAAGQRALDEAGIKASDIGLLINTSVSRPHLEPSVAVRIHHGLGLPTSAINFDVANACLGFVTGMTLAGAMIESGQIKYALIVNGEDADQIQVNTVERLLHDDIDRDAFMSEFASLTLGSGAAAAVIGPSNLHPEGHRILGGVTRAATQFYDLCVGSVDGMFTDAKALLRGGLELVVSAWDEASTEWDWSNMDRYITHQVSSVHTNSMVKAAHLDASRVPTTFPYLGNVGPASIPITLADEQKTLERGDRVLLMGVGSGLNTALMELAW; this is encoded by the coding sequence GTGACCGGCAACGCAACAACCCGGTTCGACAACGTATCGCTCTTGTCAGTGGCTTCTTCGCTGCCCTCGAGAGTGACGTCGTCAGACGACCTCGAAACCCGCCTCGGCGGCGCCCTCAAGCGCCTCAAACTCAAGAAGAGTCTGCTGCGACGAGTCGCGGGCGTCATTGAGCGGCGTAACTGGGCCGAAGGCGAGTCATCCGACGTCGCAACGATCGCCGCAGGACAGCGCGCGCTCGACGAGGCTGGCATCAAGGCATCCGATATCGGCCTGTTGATCAACACCTCGGTTTCTCGCCCACACCTCGAGCCGTCTGTTGCTGTGCGCATTCACCACGGGCTCGGGCTGCCGACTTCGGCCATCAACTTCGACGTGGCCAACGCGTGCCTCGGGTTCGTCACCGGAATGACGCTTGCTGGCGCCATGATCGAGTCGGGTCAGATCAAATACGCACTTATCGTGAACGGCGAAGACGCCGACCAGATTCAGGTCAACACGGTTGAGCGCCTGCTGCACGATGACATCGATCGCGACGCGTTCATGAGCGAGTTCGCATCTCTCACCCTCGGTTCGGGAGCTGCTGCCGCAGTGATCGGCCCGAGCAATCTGCACCCCGAGGGCCACCGCATTCTCGGCGGCGTCACTCGCGCAGCCACTCAGTTCTACGACCTGTGCGTCGGAAGCGTCGATGGCATGTTCACCGACGCCAAAGCACTGCTGCGCGGGGGCCTCGAGCTCGTCGTTTCGGCATGGGATGAAGCGTCGACCGAGTGGGACTGGTCGAACATGGACCGCTACATCACACACCAGGTCTCATCCGTGCACACCAACTCGATGGTGAAGGCAGCCCATCTCGATGCATCTCGGGTACCCACGACTTTTCCGTACCTCGGAAATGTGGGGCCGGCATCCATACCGATCACTCTGGCCGACGAGCAAAAAACGCTCGAACGCGGCGATCGCGTCTTGCTGATGGGAGTGGGATCAGGGCTCAACACGGCGCTCATGGAGCTTGCCTGGTGA